In Solobacterium moorei, a single genomic region encodes these proteins:
- a CDS encoding lipopolysaccharide biosynthesis protein yields MGNINERVGSAAKWSIFTEIIVKIISPITNMILARILVPEEFGVVATVTMIVSFADIFTDAGFQKYVVQHQFKTKEDEDLSTCVAFWTNISASLLLWLFIFIFSNQLAEMVGNPGLGSVIYIGAAILPLTSFSSIQTALFRKHLDFRGISYARIAVKIVPLVVTIPLALMGFSYWALIIGNIVGELCNAVLLTYLSSWKPRFVYSFDKLKEMIVFCGWTLLETISAWMVSNIGIFIIGKTFNDYYLGIYKTSTTMVSQITSIISAATISVLFSALSHLQDDREEYKKIYYKFLRYIGLLVIPLGAGILIYRDVVTNILLGSQWKEAYLLIGFWGFILSESVIFHDMSGTITLSQGEPKLLFANNMIQAILMIPALYISAKYGFVALVITSCVVRIQLPIVQTLFAQMVSDITVLEIFRTIKSYVIATMVMSVMALLMRCFISNGILLYLSIFLCIIIYFGMLWVQKDSREMITNILNITKAKLLHK; encoded by the coding sequence ATGGGTAATATCAATGAACGTGTCGGTAGTGCTGCAAAATGGTCTATCTTCACGGAAATTATTGTAAAAATTATATCTCCTATTACAAATATGATTCTAGCACGTATTCTGGTGCCAGAAGAATTTGGCGTTGTTGCGACAGTGACGATGATTGTATCCTTTGCGGATATTTTTACAGATGCAGGATTCCAAAAATATGTAGTACAACATCAGTTTAAAACAAAGGAAGATGAAGATTTATCAACTTGTGTAGCATTTTGGACAAATATTTCTGCTTCTCTTCTACTATGGTTATTCATTTTTATCTTTTCAAATCAGTTAGCAGAAATGGTTGGCAACCCAGGTCTAGGTTCAGTTATTTATATTGGTGCTGCAATTTTACCACTTACTTCATTTAGCAGTATTCAGACTGCATTATTTCGTAAACATCTAGATTTCAGGGGAATATCATATGCACGCATAGCAGTTAAAATTGTACCGCTAGTAGTTACAATTCCACTTGCATTGATGGGCTTCTCATACTGGGCACTTATAATTGGTAACATTGTAGGTGAGTTATGCAATGCTGTTTTATTAACGTATCTATCAAGTTGGAAACCTAGATTTGTGTATAGTTTTGATAAGCTTAAAGAAATGATTGTATTCTGTGGGTGGACATTATTAGAAACAATATCCGCATGGATGGTGTCAAATATTGGTATCTTCATTATTGGTAAAACTTTTAATGACTATTATCTTGGTATATATAAAACCTCTACAACGATGGTTTCTCAGATTACATCCATCATATCGGCAGCGACAATTAGCGTATTATTCTCTGCTTTGTCACATCTTCAGGATGATAGAGAAGAATATAAAAAAATATATTATAAATTTCTGCGGTATATTGGATTGCTTGTCATCCCATTGGGTGCGGGAATTTTGATATATCGTGATGTTGTTACAAATATTCTATTAGGTAGCCAGTGGAAAGAAGCGTATCTGCTCATTGGTTTTTGGGGATTCATTCTTTCTGAGAGTGTTATTTTCCATGATATGAGTGGAACGATAACTCTATCCCAAGGAGAACCTAAACTATTATTTGCCAATAATATGATACAAGCAATTTTGATGATTCCTGCACTGTATATTAGTGCAAAATATGGATTTGTAGCATTGGTGATAACAAGTTGTGTGGTTCGTATCCAATTACCAATTGTACAAACTTTATTTGCACAAATGGTATCAGACATCACAGTTCTTGAGATTTTTAGGACAATTAAGAGCTATGTTATTGCAACAATGGTGATGAGCGTTATGGCATTACTTATGAGATGCTTTATATCGAATGGTATCTTATTATATCTTTCGATTTTCCTATGTATCATAATTTATTTTGGAATGTTATGGGTACAAAAAGATAGTAGAGAAATGATTACAAATATACTGAATATTACAAAAGCAAAGTTACTGCATAAATAG
- a CDS encoding glycosyltransferase family 4 protein, whose amino-acid sequence MERKVLIVTTIASMIKYFCMPLIDLLQKMGYEVQVACNFVDGNNISDEEIADFKRELTEKNVVYYQIPFSRKITDPKNYQCYKQLKQIVKQEKFSFIHCHTPIASLIARLVGRSTHTKVMYTAHGFHFFKGASKKNWVLLYPAEWYASFMTDILITINQEDYMRAKNHMHAKHTMYIPGVGINLNKFGKVQIDVKKKRSELNIPTDCTLLLSVGELNENKNHQRVIHALTQLPENVHYAIVGIDHLDGYNQKLAEELKVADRVHILGYRKDVSEIYAMSDIFVFPSYREGLSVSLMEAMATGLPCVVSKIRGNSDLIDESRGELFDPHSTQSCLMAIQKVLDGDWAGYKASNQLFIQNFSLDAVMAKMKEIYSLIEKD is encoded by the coding sequence ATGGAAAGAAAAGTATTGATTGTAACTACAATTGCATCAATGATTAAGTACTTCTGTATGCCATTAATTGATTTACTACAGAAGATGGGCTATGAAGTACAGGTTGCGTGCAATTTTGTGGATGGAAATAACATCTCTGATGAGGAGATTGCTGATTTCAAAAGGGAATTAACAGAAAAGAATGTGGTATATTACCAAATCCCTTTTTCACGTAAAATCACCGATCCTAAAAATTATCAGTGTTACAAACAGTTAAAGCAAATTGTAAAACAAGAAAAGTTTTCTTTTATCCATTGTCATACACCAATCGCAAGCTTAATCGCAAGACTTGTAGGACGTAGTACACATACAAAAGTGATGTATACAGCACATGGTTTCCATTTTTTCAAAGGTGCTTCAAAGAAAAACTGGGTACTACTGTATCCGGCTGAGTGGTATGCGTCATTTATGACGGATATCTTAATTACAATCAATCAAGAAGATTACATGCGTGCAAAGAATCACATGCATGCAAAACATACGATGTATATCCCTGGTGTAGGAATCAATTTAAATAAGTTTGGTAAAGTGCAAATCGATGTAAAAAAGAAGCGTTCAGAATTAAATATTCCTACGGATTGTACGTTATTGCTTAGCGTTGGAGAACTCAATGAAAATAAGAATCACCAACGAGTAATCCATGCATTAACACAGCTACCGGAGAATGTACATTACGCAATTGTTGGTATTGATCATCTAGATGGTTATAACCAAAAGCTTGCGGAAGAGTTAAAAGTGGCAGATCGTGTTCATATACTTGGTTATCGCAAAGATGTATCAGAAATTTATGCGATGTCAGACATCTTTGTATTCCCATCCTATCGCGAGGGATTATCAGTAAGTTTAATGGAAGCAATGGCAACAGGACTTCCATGTGTTGTAAGTAAGATACGTGGAAATTCAGATTTAATTGATGAGAGCCGGGGAGAATTGTTTGATCCACATTCGACACAAAGTTGTCTCATGGCAATTCAAAAAGTGTTAGATGGTGATTGGGCAGGTTATAAAGCCTCTAATCAGTTATTTATTCAGAATTTTTCGCTAGATGCAGTTATGGCGAAGATGAAAGAAATTTATTCATTAATCGAAAAAGATTAA
- a CDS encoding sugar transferase, whose translation MNQKHTLTFKQKCYLPIKRLIDLVLSVCGLIVLSPLLIAIVIAIKLDSKGPVIFKQKRVGKNKTYFNIWKFRTMRTDAPKDRPTHLLSSPDAYITKIGKFLRQTSLDELPQILQIVVGKMAIIGPRPALWNQYDLIEERDKYGANDITPGLTGWAQVNGRDELEIPVKAKLDGEYVEKMGFMMDCKCFIMTIFSVARHDGVVEGGTGTIKDKSK comes from the coding sequence ATGAATCAAAAACATACACTTACATTCAAACAGAAATGTTATTTACCAATAAAGAGATTGATAGATTTAGTTCTGTCTGTATGCGGATTAATCGTATTGTCTCCATTATTAATTGCGATTGTCATAGCAATCAAATTAGATTCTAAAGGACCAGTTATTTTTAAACAAAAGCGTGTTGGTAAGAATAAAACATACTTTAATATCTGGAAGTTTAGAACAATGCGTACAGATGCACCTAAAGATAGGCCAACTCATTTATTATCTTCACCAGATGCGTATATTACAAAGATTGGCAAGTTCTTACGTCAAACAAGCTTAGATGAACTACCACAGATCCTACAAATTGTAGTTGGTAAGATGGCAATTATTGGACCACGTCCAGCCTTATGGAATCAATATGATTTGATTGAAGAACGTGATAAATATGGTGCAAATGATATTACACCTGGTTTGACAGGTTGGGCACAGGTAAATGGGAGAGATGAATTAGAAATCCCTGTAAAAGCAAAACTTGATGGTGAGTATGTTGAGAAGATGGGATTTATGATGGACTGTAAATGCTTTATTATGACAATCTTTAGTGTTGCTAGACACGATGGGGTTGTTGAAGGCGGTACAGGTACTATCAAAGATAAGTCAAAATAA
- a CDS encoding polysaccharide biosynthesis protein, whose translation MKKNSLLSSMLNKIQHVSIAMALLDAAIIAGSYFFALMIRFDFHYSWIDRYYTTGYASVIIWYILIDVIMLHMFHLYQSVWKFAGAYELLRSVYAWVFAQAGVFVAYLITDIQMPVSFYIIGGLLSFGFTTMVRFMYRALSVFKDYGVSDDAIVERVMVIGAGAAGREIIQEYMHSTSLKAKVFCVVDDDARLVKKYINGVPIEGTREDIPDLANKYDINKIILAIPSAPKRVQKEILDICSSTSCRVQTIPGVYQLLNGTVSIKNLRDVDVEDLLGRDTVETDLSKIGNFIKGKVVMVTGGGGSIGSELCRQVAEKQPKTLIIFDIFEGNAYWIQLELKKKYGNSLNLITLIGSVRNMSRLDSIMDEYKPDIIFHAAAHKHVPLMEDSPNEAIKNNVMGTYNVADAAIRHNVKWFVLISTDKAVNPTNIMGASKRLCEMIIQMMNRRSRRLAQEKGSTEYTKFSAVRFGNVLGSSGSVIPLFKKQIEAGGPVTVTDKNIIRYFMTIPEAVALVLQAAYYAQEYDGDVFVLDMGDPVKIDDMARKLIRLSGYIPDVDIEVKYTGLRPGEKLYEERLMDEEGMQTTENKMISIGHPISMDDDEFMIQLEELEKAANSESPNIKQIVSDIVPTYVPKD comes from the coding sequence ATGAAGAAAAATAGTTTACTATCAAGCATGCTAAATAAGATCCAACACGTATCGATTGCGATGGCTCTTTTAGATGCGGCAATCATTGCAGGAAGTTATTTCTTTGCATTAATGATTCGCTTTGATTTCCATTATTCATGGATTGATCGTTATTACACAACAGGGTATGCCAGTGTCATAATTTGGTATATCCTAATTGACGTTATAATGTTACACATGTTCCACCTATACCAATCAGTATGGAAGTTTGCTGGTGCATATGAGTTATTACGTTCCGTTTATGCATGGGTATTTGCACAAGCAGGTGTATTTGTGGCCTATCTAATCACCGATATTCAAATGCCGGTTTCCTTCTATATTATTGGTGGATTATTATCTTTCGGCTTTACAACAATGGTACGTTTTATGTACCGTGCGTTAAGCGTATTCAAAGATTACGGTGTATCCGATGATGCAATTGTAGAAAGAGTTATGGTTATTGGTGCTGGTGCTGCTGGACGTGAAATCATTCAGGAATATATGCATAGCACTTCCCTAAAAGCAAAGGTATTCTGCGTTGTTGATGATGATGCACGCTTGGTAAAGAAATATATCAATGGTGTTCCAATTGAAGGAACCCGTGAAGACATTCCAGATTTAGCAAATAAATATGATATTAACAAGATTATTCTAGCGATTCCGTCTGCTCCAAAGAGAGTGCAGAAGGAAATTCTAGATATCTGTTCTTCTACTTCATGTCGTGTACAGACCATTCCGGGTGTTTATCAGTTATTGAATGGCACTGTATCTATTAAGAACTTAAGAGATGTCGATGTAGAAGACTTATTAGGTCGTGATACGGTAGAAACAGACCTATCTAAGATTGGTAATTTCATCAAAGGCAAGGTTGTAATGGTTACTGGTGGCGGCGGAAGTATTGGTTCCGAGTTATGCCGTCAGGTTGCTGAGAAACAGCCAAAGACTTTGATTATCTTCGATATTTTTGAAGGAAATGCCTATTGGATTCAACTTGAGTTGAAGAAGAAGTATGGGAATTCCTTAAATTTAATCACATTAATTGGTAGTGTTCGTAACATGTCCCGTCTTGATAGCATTATGGATGAATACAAGCCGGATATTATCTTCCATGCGGCAGCGCACAAGCATGTTCCATTAATGGAAGATAGCCCTAACGAAGCAATCAAAAACAACGTTATGGGTACATACAATGTTGCGGATGCTGCAATTCGCCATAACGTAAAGTGGTTTGTATTAATTAGTACAGATAAGGCTGTAAACCCAACTAATATCATGGGTGCCTCCAAGCGTCTATGTGAAATGATTATTCAGATGATGAACCGCCGTTCTCGTCGTCTAGCACAAGAAAAGGGCTCAACAGAGTATACGAAGTTCTCTGCAGTACGTTTTGGTAATGTATTAGGATCTAGTGGATCTGTTATTCCATTATTCAAGAAACAGATTGAAGCGGGTGGACCGGTTACAGTTACAGATAAGAATATTATACGCTACTTCATGACAATTCCTGAAGCAGTTGCCTTAGTATTACAAGCAGCGTACTACGCGCAGGAATATGATGGAGATGTATTCGTATTAGATATGGGTGACCCGGTGAAGATTGATGATATGGCAAGAAAGCTCATTCGTTTGTCTGGCTATATCCCAGATGTTGATATTGAAGTGAAGTATACAGGTTTGCGTCCAGGGGAAAAGTTATATGAAGAGCGCTTGATGGATGAAGAAGGTATGCAGACTACTGAAAATAAGATGATTAGTATCGGTCATCCAATCTCCATGGACGATGATGAGTTCATGATACAATTAGAAGAGTTGGAAAAGGCAGCGAATTCTGAATCGCCAAATATTAAGCAGATTGTTTCAGATATCGTGCCGACATACGTGCCAAAAGATTAG
- a CDS encoding glycosyltransferase family 2 protein yields the protein MSQYKVSVIMASYNGEKYICDAIQSLLDQTFQDWELVVCDDCSTDNTYQILKGYAEKYPDKFQVLHNEKNLRLAASLNRCIEYTRGEYIARMDDDDISLPERFAKEVEYLDAHPDVSLVSANIKLFDEDGIWGVRTCSVALNARNIYRYHPIVHPTVMIRKKDLVEVSGYTVSPLTSRTEDYDLWCKLMYANKKAYNLDEIVLNYRENRTSMKKRKFQFRIDACKLALYWRKKLGLPVSENYYAFKHILHGLVPQTLIRYYHKRKFGKNL from the coding sequence ATGAGTCAATATAAAGTATCTGTTATAATGGCCAGTTACAATGGTGAAAAATATATTTGTGATGCGATTCAATCTCTTTTAGACCAAACTTTTCAAGATTGGGAATTGGTGGTTTGTGATGATTGCTCAACGGATAACACGTATCAGATTTTAAAGGGATATGCAGAAAAGTATCCAGATAAATTCCAAGTACTTCATAATGAGAAGAACTTGCGTTTAGCTGCGTCTTTAAATCGTTGTATTGAATATACACGTGGCGAATATATTGCACGCATGGATGATGACGATATTTCATTACCGGAGCGTTTTGCGAAGGAAGTAGAATATTTGGATGCTCATCCAGATGTATCTCTTGTATCTGCAAACATCAAACTATTTGATGAGGATGGCATCTGGGGTGTTAGAACGTGTTCTGTTGCGTTGAATGCACGCAATATCTACCGTTATCATCCTATTGTTCATCCAACTGTGATGATTCGAAAGAAGGATCTTGTTGAAGTGAGTGGATATACGGTTTCACCTTTAACAAGTCGTACAGAGGATTATGACCTTTGGTGTAAGCTAATGTATGCAAATAAGAAGGCATACAATCTAGATGAGATTGTTTTAAACTATCGTGAAAATCGTACTTCAATGAAAAAGCGTAAGTTTCAATTCCGCATTGACGCTTGTAAACTGGCACTTTATTGGAGAAAGAAATTAGGATTGCCAGTCAGTGAAAACTATTATGCGTTTAAGCATATTCTTCACGGACTCGTACCGCAGACACTCATCCGTTATTATCACAAGAGAAAGTTTGGTAAGAACCTATGA
- a CDS encoding sulfotransferase: MKVISCASYHGTGSSAITDFLSEFNNIYSMTNYEFRFVQDPDGISDLEYNLVENHNRHNSGHALKRFKKLTDFNAGTKFNKRYEPFFDNQYKKISYKYIDRLTDFTFKGYWFYDLYDKGRFYYYLTRLPEKIMSKLHGSPEDVVFTNPLPNEITYCSYPTEEQFLTYTREYINELLTIANKEHKPYLMVDQIVPPSNIKRFIRYFNDIKVVVVDRDPRDLYILAKYMWKDPVVPCESVDLYCKWFAYIRKHRKTEVYDPKYAILVQFEDLIYKYDETTTRIMDWLGLTKEQHVSPKSGFDPAKSIKNTKLWISNPQYQKEADEIAEKLPEYLYNYVE, from the coding sequence ATGAAGGTGATTAGTTGTGCTTCTTATCATGGGACAGGATCCAGTGCAATTACAGATTTTTTGAGTGAATTTAATAATATCTATTCGATGACAAATTATGAATTTCGTTTTGTACAAGATCCAGATGGTATCTCAGATTTAGAATATAATCTAGTAGAGAATCATAATCGTCATAATTCAGGACATGCATTAAAAAGATTCAAAAAATTAACGGATTTTAATGCAGGTACGAAGTTTAATAAGAGATATGAACCTTTCTTTGATAATCAATACAAGAAGATATCATATAAATATATTGATCGTTTGACCGATTTTACTTTTAAAGGATATTGGTTCTATGATTTATATGATAAGGGAAGATTTTATTATTATTTAACACGTCTTCCGGAAAAAATCATGAGTAAGCTACATGGTAGTCCTGAGGATGTTGTTTTTACAAACCCATTGCCAAATGAGATTACTTATTGTTCGTATCCGACCGAGGAACAATTTTTAACATATACAAGAGAATATATCAACGAGTTATTAACAATTGCGAACAAGGAGCACAAACCATATTTAATGGTCGATCAAATTGTACCGCCATCAAATATCAAACGATTTATCAGATATTTTAATGATATTAAAGTGGTAGTTGTGGATCGTGATCCACGTGACTTGTATATTCTTGCTAAATATATGTGGAAAGATCCGGTTGTCCCTTGTGAAAGTGTAGATCTATACTGTAAATGGTTTGCATATATTCGAAAACATAGAAAAACAGAAGTGTATGATCCAAAGTATGCAATCTTAGTCCAGTTTGAGGATTTGATTTATAAGTACGATGAAACAACAACAAGAATTATGGACTGGTTAGGTTTAACAAAGGAACAACATGTTTCTCCAAAATCTGGGTTTGATCCAGCAAAATCTATAAAGAATACGAAACTATGGATCAGTAATCCACAATACCAAAAAGAAGCAGATGAGATTGCAGAGAAATTGCCGGAATATTTATATAACTATGTGGAGTAG
- the wzy gene encoding O-antigen polysaccharide polymerase Wzy, which translates to MSKIHTTKYRVIGVYINLVLLAFSLFIAFGLRVDSLRFWGLYGFFVSAILFILYAAINQKIFTAFSLFFISFCVFQFGQFYLYGLGVQYDYVFQHPFYSQFASKNDVLIVAKFTLLSIQALMLAGILVGVKEQQFILSDDMNTDYLKKVGKFLFWISLPASLIMTSVQVLFAVRYGYEALRIGSTADFIAKLGIFNRISIFYTPSLILLWILNSNKRKTQIIYELLMIIHILAYLVVGQRTIGLGLAGTLMLLKMNSAKKIKPHILILIIFAGLGLMVLASYIGEARLVDSTASTPSSAFRGVINFIGSCGWSCFPLMVIVGATPNSIAFSNGLSYLASIMVFFPTFVDPSGLLHAITNTVNEGWLTQYTKATFGIGYSLTAEAYYNFAWFGIITIFIIGILVALVLNCTKNDLTPFRYYVQMSMTYALFTLPRRGVYELFNYLFYFVFIFWLFTKISKMCFKKSILTK; encoded by the coding sequence ATGTCAAAAATTCATACAACAAAATATCGTGTAATAGGTGTGTATATAAATCTAGTATTACTAGCATTCAGTTTGTTTATAGCCTTTGGACTGAGGGTTGATAGTCTTCGTTTCTGGGGGCTGTATGGTTTTTTTGTGAGTGCGATTTTATTCATTCTATATGCAGCGATTAACCAAAAAATCTTTACTGCGTTTTCTTTGTTTTTTATCTCATTTTGTGTTTTTCAATTTGGACAATTCTACCTATATGGATTAGGAGTCCAATATGATTATGTATTTCAGCATCCCTTTTACTCACAATTTGCATCAAAAAATGATGTTTTAATAGTAGCTAAATTTACGCTTTTATCAATTCAGGCATTAATGCTTGCTGGTATACTTGTTGGAGTTAAAGAACAACAGTTCATATTATCGGATGATATGAATACGGATTATCTTAAAAAAGTAGGTAAATTCCTCTTTTGGATTTCATTGCCGGCTTCACTTATTATGACTTCTGTACAAGTTTTGTTTGCTGTTCGATATGGTTATGAAGCACTTCGCATAGGAAGTACAGCAGATTTCATTGCTAAGCTAGGTATTTTTAATCGTATTTCTATATTTTATACACCTTCTTTGATTTTGCTGTGGATTCTAAATTCAAATAAGAGAAAGACGCAGATTATATATGAATTGCTGATGATTATTCACATCCTTGCATATCTTGTAGTGGGTCAACGAACCATTGGCTTAGGATTGGCAGGTACATTAATGTTATTAAAAATGAACAGTGCCAAAAAAATCAAGCCACATATATTAATACTAATTATTTTTGCAGGTTTAGGATTGATGGTTTTAGCATCCTATATTGGGGAAGCACGTTTAGTTGATTCTACGGCGAGCACTCCAAGTTCAGCTTTTAGAGGAGTAATTAACTTTATTGGTAGCTGTGGGTGGTCTTGCTTTCCACTAATGGTAATTGTTGGTGCAACACCGAATTCGATTGCTTTTTCCAACGGTTTATCATATCTTGCATCTATCATGGTTTTTTTTCCGACGTTTGTAGATCCAAGTGGATTATTACATGCCATCACAAATACGGTAAATGAAGGTTGGCTAACGCAGTACACAAAAGCAACATTTGGTATTGGTTATAGTTTGACGGCGGAAGCATACTATAATTTTGCGTGGTTTGGTATTATTACTATCTTTATAATAGGGATTCTTGTAGCATTGGTGCTTAATTGTACAAAGAACGACTTAACACCATTTCGTTACTATGTACAGATGTCTATGACATATGCACTATTTACCTTACCTAGACGAGGTGTCTATGAGTTATTTAATTATTTGTTTTACTTTGTGTTTATATTTTGGCTATTTACAAAAATCAGTAAAATGTGTTTCAAGAAGAGTATCTTGACCAAGTAA